GCCGTAATCCAGGCCAGCTCCGTTCCCTCCAGTGCAGCCATCGCTTCCGCCAGGTAACGGTTTGTGGGGTTCCAGTGCCTCGAGTAAAGAAAACAACCTTCTGCTTCACCATGAAAAGTGGCCTCCATCAATTCAGCCTTCAGAAACGTGTACGTAGATGAATCGGTAATGCTGGGATTGACGTCACCAAACTCTCCAAACTGCCGAAGGTCCTGAATGCGGTTTGCCGGATCGTATTTCATAATCAGAAGAATTTAAATGTTAATATTCCTAAATTTTTTCGGGTATCTGCCGGTATAAAAAAATCGTTTGTAAATTCACCGCTGAAATCTGTCTGCTAATTTCTGACAAAAGCAGATGATATGAAAAGAAACAAATAAGGTTATAAAACATCTTTTAGTCGTTGAAGCAAACTGTTAAGAATATCATCCCCTCCTCCGGTTCCGGAAAACGGAAAGCATTTTTGTTTCACATCATATTGTGGCTCTCATTGCCTCTGTTCTCACAGCAGTATTACACCGGCAATCCTGACTCCATTGTTATTCTCTCGGTGCAGTTGATGGATGAGTCCACATTGAAACCAATACAGTTCGCCCATGTTATCAACCTGCGCACCTTCAGAGGCGGTATCAGCGATACGTCAGGCATGTTCCGTTTACCGGTAATGCATGGCGATCTTCTGCGGGTTTCCTCCATCGGATACTTTGATCAGTATTACCTGGTACCCGATACACTCAAAGGATTTGTCAGGCTGGAAATACTTATGCGGCAAAAGGTCTATCTGATCAACGAAGTCCGGATCAATACCCTGGGCAATTATGAACAGTTCCGGAGAAAATTCGTATCAACCGAACTTCCGGATAAGGAAACACGGGAATTACAAAGAAAATTCCGGCAGATGGCCCGGGATACTGCAATGAAATCGGCACCCGTAAGAACCGGTATTCCCCTGAACTTCCCAAGCCCTGAACAACGCCTCGAAATGCAACGCCAGGAATTGTACAAAAAACTGCGCGAACAGCGCATTATGGACGATAAGTTCAATCCGGTTATTGTCAGCCGGCTGACAGGGCTTCAGGGAGATGATCTTTACGAATTCATGCGCTACTGCAATTTCAGCAGGGATTACCTGCTCAGCACAAACCACTACGACATTATGATAGCTACGCTTCATGCCTTTGAACAGTATAAACGAATTAAAGGCAGAAATAAATAACAATTTGCTAATTCTTCCGGTATGGAACTTCCCGGCTTTCACGACATAGAAATGGCCCATGAACGCATTCGTAAGGTAATTCACAGAACACCGGTAATGACCTGCAGGGGAATTGATGCTATATGCGGTGTGAGCATATTTTTTAAGTGTGAGAATTTCCAGAAAGTTGGTGCCTTTAAATTTCGCGGGGCTTCCAATGCAGTACTTTCCATGACGAAGGAAGAGATTTCCGGAGGAGTTGCTACACATTCATCGGGAAATCATGCGGCTGCCCTTGCCCTTGCTGCCTCGCAGCGTGGCGTACCGTGTTATATTGTCATGCCCCGCACAGCTCCCGGCATTAAGAAAAAAGCAGTGGAAGCCTACGGAGGAAACATTACGTTCTGCGAACCAACACTGGAAGCCCGCGAATCAACGCTCAACCAGGTAGTCGAAAAAACAGGGGCTGTTGTTGTTCATCCGTATAACAATCCATTGGTCATTGCAGGTCAGGGAACTGCATCCCTTGAACTGCTCCGGGATGTTCCCGGGCTGGATGCTGTCATCGCTCCGGTCGGAGGAGGAGGCCTTCTCAGCGGAACCACAATCTGTGCAAAAAGCCTGAAACCCGACATTCAGGTCATCGGCGCCGAACCCGCTATGGCCGATGATGCCATGCGTTCCCTGCGCGAAGGCAAAATCATCCCTTCGGTGAATCCCCGCACCATTGCCGACGGACTGCTAACCTCACTGGGGTCCATTACCTTTGCCATACTCTCTGCCTACAACACCACCATTCTAACGGCTTCTGAGGAAAACATCGTTCGCGCCATGCAACTCATCTGGGAACGGATGAAAATCATCGCAGAACCCTCATCAGCTGTTGCCCTGGCAATTATCCTCGAACATTCCGGTTATTTCAGAAAAAACTTTTCAAGGGTGGGCATCATTCTTTCGGGCGGAAACGTTGATTTGCAGAATCTGCCGTTTGCTCCGGCAAAACCAGCGTAGCCAGCACAGGAAAATGGTCGGAATAGGGAATCCTGAGGGTATTCATCTCAGCCACGCTGAAAACAGGATCACTCAGGATATAATCAATACGAAAAAAAGGCCAGTACGGCAGATTATACGTATAGGATAATCCGCTCCCGGCCTCGGTAAACGTATCATTCAGCCTGCCCCGGATAATTCGGTACGTATAAGAAACCGGCGTGTCATTCAGATCACCGCACACAATTACCGGGTATACGCAGGACGCAATATGCCGCGCAATTTGAGTTACCTGCTCCGAACGTTTAAGATACGCTTCCCGGAGCCTGCTGTAAATGTCTTTCACCTCCTGCAGATGACGGTCGGAATAAGTTAAACGCAGGGTGTCGAGAAAATCATAGTTGGCTTTCCTGAAACGTACCGACTGCAGATGGGCATTATAAACCCTGATGGTATCCTTTCCGAAAAGGAGGTCGGTATAAATGCATACGTTATACGTATTTTCAAACCGGATAGCCCCCTTCCGTAATATCGGATAACGGCTGTAGGTGGCGATGCCATATCGCCCCCCCTGATGATCGGTAAAGTAATAATAAAAATAGGCATGTGGAGCAAGTGAAGCTCCCTGAGGGATTTCCTTCAGGGTAAGCCTGGATTCGGCACGGGAATAAAACTCCTGAAAACAAAGCACGTCAGCCTGCAGGGAATCCACAAAATGAAGGATTCCTCTGGCGGCATCCTTGTTGTGAGCCCAGTCATACAAATTGAAAGCCCTGACATTGTATGTAAGAATCCTCAGACTATCGCCGGAACATGCACTTTTGTTTTCTCCTGTTTCTTTCCGTATGATGTTCGCAAAAGGGAACCTGACAAAACGCTTAATCTGCACAGAGCCTGCCAGTATAACAGCCAGGGAAATAAACAGGGCCAGACGCCGGGAAACAGCCCAGTAAACAACAAAAAAAACATTAATGATCAGCAGGAAAGGAAACATCAAGCCCAGAAAAGGCGCTATCCGCAGAAAACCCGGCGGAATAAGGGGAGAGAGTACCGATGCAAGCAGGAGCAACGCAAAGAGAACATTGATGTAAATAATAATATGCCTGAGAAAACGTAACACAGATGCAGGTTTTATTATTTACCCATCCGGAAAAGCTTTTCCTTTTCCTCCCGGGTAAGGCTTTCATAGCCGCCTTTTGAGATTTTATCGAGTATTCGGTCAATTTCGGCCTGTTCATCCGCCTTGCGCCGGTTATACTCCATGTCATCCCCTGTTCTTTTGTAGGCCACATGCACTTTTGACTTCCTCCTGAAAGGGGAAGCAAGAAAAGAGAAGACGGTATCCATAAAACGTGAAAACCCGCGGCCC
This window of the Bacteroidales bacterium genome carries:
- a CDS encoding pyridoxal-phosphate dependent enzyme, whose amino-acid sequence is MELPGFHDIEMAHERIRKVIHRTPVMTCRGIDAICGVSIFFKCENFQKVGAFKFRGASNAVLSMTKEEISGGVATHSSGNHAAALALAASQRGVPCYIVMPRTAPGIKKKAVEAYGGNITFCEPTLEARESTLNQVVEKTGAVVVHPYNNPLVIAGQGTASLELLRDVPGLDAVIAPVGGGGLLSGTTICAKSLKPDIQVIGAEPAMADDAMRSLREGKIIPSVNPRTIADGLLTSLGSITFAILSAYNTTILTASEENIVRAMQLIWERMKIIAEPSSAVALAIILEHSGYFRKNFSRVGIILSGGNVDLQNLPFAPAKPA
- a CDS encoding endonuclease/exonuclease/phosphatase family protein, which encodes MLRFLRHIIIYINVLFALLLLASVLSPLIPPGFLRIAPFLGLMFPFLLIINVFFVVYWAVSRRLALFISLAVILAGSVQIKRFVRFPFANIIRKETGENKSACSGDSLRILTYNVRAFNLYDWAHNKDAARGILHFVDSLQADVLCFQEFYSRAESRLTLKEIPQGASLAPHAYFYYYFTDHQGGRYGIATYSRYPILRKGAIRFENTYNVCIYTDLLFGKDTIRVYNAHLQSVRFRKANYDFLDTLRLTYSDRHLQEVKDIYSRLREAYLKRSEQVTQIARHIASCVYPVIVCGDLNDTPVSYTYRIIRGRLNDTFTEAGSGLSYTYNLPYWPFFRIDYILSDPVFSVAEMNTLRIPYSDHFPVLATLVLPEQTADSANQRFRPKE